A genomic stretch from Solenopsis invicta isolate M01_SB chromosome 15, UNIL_Sinv_3.0, whole genome shotgun sequence includes:
- the LOC105198382 gene encoding carbohydrate sulfotransferase 5 isoform X4 — protein sequence MSKRLSFYGLVALASICIFFLAFNQRYSSYLEHRLQPMISAYITGSTDNATITEIQEVVDQERKAIKKEMENYEYPNGRYGINVSKLEDLVMEKGGRPMRSIILTSWRSGSTFLGDVVNAHPANFYHYEPLLDYGIVQIRESPLAEESLTRIISLLNCEYKELDRYLDYGKTHPWVFNHNTHLWRQCQAHKRICWDPRFVSKFCRLFPFQSMKLVRLRLRVAESLLAEEDLGVRLVLLIRDPRGILQSRKHREWCPAKPDCSDPALVCADMVSDFSAAVELSKKYPRSFRVVRYEDLSVDPYRHVNELYNFYGLNFHINVKRFLDTHTKNDVGGVSSTFRNSKVAPFHWRADLDFEEVREIQKVCATAMRLWGYVMALNSTHQKDFDPITNYRLQL from the exons ATGTCGAAGCGGCTGAGCTTTTACGGTCTGGTAGCTTTGGCGTCCATCTGCATCTTCTTCCTAGCATTCAACCAGCGTTACAGCAGCTATCTCGAGCATCGACTGCAGCCGATGATATCG GCATATATTACGGGATCCACGGACAATGCCACGATCACCGAAATTCAGGAGGTGGTCGATCAAGAGAGGAAGGCGATTAAAAAGGAAATGGAAAATTATGAGTATCCAAACGGAAGATATGGAATAAATGTGAG CAAACTTGAAGATCTGGTGATGGAGAAGGGCGGTAGACCCATGAGAAGCATAATTCTAACAAGTTGGAGAAGCGGCAGCACGTTCCTCGGTGACGTGGTGAATGCGCATCCGGCCAATTTTTATCATTACGAACCGTTACTCGACTATGGAATTGTGCAAATCCGAGAGTCGCCACTCGCTGAAGAATCCTTGACAAGGATAATTTCTCTGTTGAATTGCGAATACAAAGAACTCG ATCGGTACCTGGATTACGGGAAGACTCATCCTTGGGTATTCAATCACAATACGCATTTATGGCGACAATGCCAAGCGCATAAACGCATCTGCTGGGATCCGcgttttgtttccaaattttgtCGACTCTTCCCATTCCAATCAATGAAGCTTGTACGACTGAGGTTGCGTGTGGCAGAAAGCCTTTTGGCCGAGGAAGA TCTAGGTGTAAGACTAGTTCTACTCATTCGCGATCCTAGAGGCATTCTGCAATCCAGAAAACACAGGGAATGGTGTCCCGCTAAGCCTGACTGCTCTGATCCGGCTTTGGTCTGCGCAGACATGGTATCCGACTTCAGTGCGGCGGTAGAACTGTCAAAAAAATATCCACGTTCTTTTAG GGTGGTGCGTTACGAGGATCTGTCCGTAGATCCTTACAGACATGTGAACGagctttacaatttttatggtTTGAACTTTCACATAAATGTGAAGAGATTCTTGGACACGCACACGAAGAACGATGTGGGCGGAGTGTCGAGCACCTTCCGCAATTCCAAGGTCGCGCCGTTTCACTGGCGGGCCGACTTGGATTTCGAGGAGGTTCGTGAAATACAGAAGGTATGTGCGACCGCCATGCGATTATGGGGATACGTGATGGCCTTAAATTCCACTCACCAAAAAGACTTTGATCCTATCACAAATTACCGGCTCCAATTGTGA
- the LOC105198382 gene encoding carbohydrate sulfotransferase 5 isoform X1 — translation MARPHRLAADFISRKFLHFLKIRMSKRLSFYGLVALASICIFFLAFNQRYSSYLEHRLQPMISDVEIRPRTTKIQEPVTVSQAYITGSTDNATITEIQEVVDQERKAIKKEMENYEYPNGRYGINVSKLEDLVMEKGGRPMRSIILTSWRSGSTFLGDVVNAHPANFYHYEPLLDYGIVQIRESPLAEESLTRIISLLNCEYKELDRYLDYGKTHPWVFNHNTHLWRQCQAHKRICWDPRFVSKFCRLFPFQSMKLVRLRLRVAESLLAEEDLGVRLVLLIRDPRGILQSRKHREWCPAKPDCSDPALVCADMVSDFSAAVELSKKYPRSFRVVRYEDLSVDPYRHVNELYNFYGLNFHINVKRFLDTHTKNDVGGVSSTFRNSKVAPFHWRADLDFEEVREIQKVCATAMRLWGYVMALNSTHQKDFDPITNYRLQL, via the exons ATGGCGAGGCCTCATCGTTTAGCGGCGGATTTCATTTCGCGAAAG TTCCTGCACTTTCTAAAGATAAGGATGTCGAAGCGGCTGAGCTTTTACGGTCTGGTAGCTTTGGCGTCCATCTGCATCTTCTTCCTAGCATTCAACCAGCGTTACAGCAGCTATCTCGAGCATCGACTGCAGCCGATGATATCG GATGTTGAGATAAGGCCGCGGACCACCAAAATCCAAGAGCCGGTAACGGTAAGCCAG GCATATATTACGGGATCCACGGACAATGCCACGATCACCGAAATTCAGGAGGTGGTCGATCAAGAGAGGAAGGCGATTAAAAAGGAAATGGAAAATTATGAGTATCCAAACGGAAGATATGGAATAAATGTGAG CAAACTTGAAGATCTGGTGATGGAGAAGGGCGGTAGACCCATGAGAAGCATAATTCTAACAAGTTGGAGAAGCGGCAGCACGTTCCTCGGTGACGTGGTGAATGCGCATCCGGCCAATTTTTATCATTACGAACCGTTACTCGACTATGGAATTGTGCAAATCCGAGAGTCGCCACTCGCTGAAGAATCCTTGACAAGGATAATTTCTCTGTTGAATTGCGAATACAAAGAACTCG ATCGGTACCTGGATTACGGGAAGACTCATCCTTGGGTATTCAATCACAATACGCATTTATGGCGACAATGCCAAGCGCATAAACGCATCTGCTGGGATCCGcgttttgtttccaaattttgtCGACTCTTCCCATTCCAATCAATGAAGCTTGTACGACTGAGGTTGCGTGTGGCAGAAAGCCTTTTGGCCGAGGAAGA TCTAGGTGTAAGACTAGTTCTACTCATTCGCGATCCTAGAGGCATTCTGCAATCCAGAAAACACAGGGAATGGTGTCCCGCTAAGCCTGACTGCTCTGATCCGGCTTTGGTCTGCGCAGACATGGTATCCGACTTCAGTGCGGCGGTAGAACTGTCAAAAAAATATCCACGTTCTTTTAG GGTGGTGCGTTACGAGGATCTGTCCGTAGATCCTTACAGACATGTGAACGagctttacaatttttatggtTTGAACTTTCACATAAATGTGAAGAGATTCTTGGACACGCACACGAAGAACGATGTGGGCGGAGTGTCGAGCACCTTCCGCAATTCCAAGGTCGCGCCGTTTCACTGGCGGGCCGACTTGGATTTCGAGGAGGTTCGTGAAATACAGAAGGTATGTGCGACCGCCATGCGATTATGGGGATACGTGATGGCCTTAAATTCCACTCACCAAAAAGACTTTGATCCTATCACAAATTACCGGCTCCAATTGTGA
- the LOC105198382 gene encoding carbohydrate sulfotransferase 5 isoform X2: MARPHRLAADFISRKFLHFLKIRMSKRLSFYGLVALASICIFFLAFNQRYSSYLEHRLQPMISAYITGSTDNATITEIQEVVDQERKAIKKEMENYEYPNGRYGINVSKLEDLVMEKGGRPMRSIILTSWRSGSTFLGDVVNAHPANFYHYEPLLDYGIVQIRESPLAEESLTRIISLLNCEYKELDRYLDYGKTHPWVFNHNTHLWRQCQAHKRICWDPRFVSKFCRLFPFQSMKLVRLRLRVAESLLAEEDLGVRLVLLIRDPRGILQSRKHREWCPAKPDCSDPALVCADMVSDFSAAVELSKKYPRSFRVVRYEDLSVDPYRHVNELYNFYGLNFHINVKRFLDTHTKNDVGGVSSTFRNSKVAPFHWRADLDFEEVREIQKVCATAMRLWGYVMALNSTHQKDFDPITNYRLQL, translated from the exons ATGGCGAGGCCTCATCGTTTAGCGGCGGATTTCATTTCGCGAAAG TTCCTGCACTTTCTAAAGATAAGGATGTCGAAGCGGCTGAGCTTTTACGGTCTGGTAGCTTTGGCGTCCATCTGCATCTTCTTCCTAGCATTCAACCAGCGTTACAGCAGCTATCTCGAGCATCGACTGCAGCCGATGATATCG GCATATATTACGGGATCCACGGACAATGCCACGATCACCGAAATTCAGGAGGTGGTCGATCAAGAGAGGAAGGCGATTAAAAAGGAAATGGAAAATTATGAGTATCCAAACGGAAGATATGGAATAAATGTGAG CAAACTTGAAGATCTGGTGATGGAGAAGGGCGGTAGACCCATGAGAAGCATAATTCTAACAAGTTGGAGAAGCGGCAGCACGTTCCTCGGTGACGTGGTGAATGCGCATCCGGCCAATTTTTATCATTACGAACCGTTACTCGACTATGGAATTGTGCAAATCCGAGAGTCGCCACTCGCTGAAGAATCCTTGACAAGGATAATTTCTCTGTTGAATTGCGAATACAAAGAACTCG ATCGGTACCTGGATTACGGGAAGACTCATCCTTGGGTATTCAATCACAATACGCATTTATGGCGACAATGCCAAGCGCATAAACGCATCTGCTGGGATCCGcgttttgtttccaaattttgtCGACTCTTCCCATTCCAATCAATGAAGCTTGTACGACTGAGGTTGCGTGTGGCAGAAAGCCTTTTGGCCGAGGAAGA TCTAGGTGTAAGACTAGTTCTACTCATTCGCGATCCTAGAGGCATTCTGCAATCCAGAAAACACAGGGAATGGTGTCCCGCTAAGCCTGACTGCTCTGATCCGGCTTTGGTCTGCGCAGACATGGTATCCGACTTCAGTGCGGCGGTAGAACTGTCAAAAAAATATCCACGTTCTTTTAG GGTGGTGCGTTACGAGGATCTGTCCGTAGATCCTTACAGACATGTGAACGagctttacaatttttatggtTTGAACTTTCACATAAATGTGAAGAGATTCTTGGACACGCACACGAAGAACGATGTGGGCGGAGTGTCGAGCACCTTCCGCAATTCCAAGGTCGCGCCGTTTCACTGGCGGGCCGACTTGGATTTCGAGGAGGTTCGTGAAATACAGAAGGTATGTGCGACCGCCATGCGATTATGGGGATACGTGATGGCCTTAAATTCCACTCACCAAAAAGACTTTGATCCTATCACAAATTACCGGCTCCAATTGTGA
- the LOC105198382 gene encoding carbohydrate sulfotransferase 5 isoform X3, with product MSKRLSFYGLVALASICIFFLAFNQRYSSYLEHRLQPMISDVEIRPRTTKIQEPVTVSQAYITGSTDNATITEIQEVVDQERKAIKKEMENYEYPNGRYGINVSKLEDLVMEKGGRPMRSIILTSWRSGSTFLGDVVNAHPANFYHYEPLLDYGIVQIRESPLAEESLTRIISLLNCEYKELDRYLDYGKTHPWVFNHNTHLWRQCQAHKRICWDPRFVSKFCRLFPFQSMKLVRLRLRVAESLLAEEDLGVRLVLLIRDPRGILQSRKHREWCPAKPDCSDPALVCADMVSDFSAAVELSKKYPRSFRVVRYEDLSVDPYRHVNELYNFYGLNFHINVKRFLDTHTKNDVGGVSSTFRNSKVAPFHWRADLDFEEVREIQKVCATAMRLWGYVMALNSTHQKDFDPITNYRLQL from the exons ATGTCGAAGCGGCTGAGCTTTTACGGTCTGGTAGCTTTGGCGTCCATCTGCATCTTCTTCCTAGCATTCAACCAGCGTTACAGCAGCTATCTCGAGCATCGACTGCAGCCGATGATATCG GATGTTGAGATAAGGCCGCGGACCACCAAAATCCAAGAGCCGGTAACGGTAAGCCAG GCATATATTACGGGATCCACGGACAATGCCACGATCACCGAAATTCAGGAGGTGGTCGATCAAGAGAGGAAGGCGATTAAAAAGGAAATGGAAAATTATGAGTATCCAAACGGAAGATATGGAATAAATGTGAG CAAACTTGAAGATCTGGTGATGGAGAAGGGCGGTAGACCCATGAGAAGCATAATTCTAACAAGTTGGAGAAGCGGCAGCACGTTCCTCGGTGACGTGGTGAATGCGCATCCGGCCAATTTTTATCATTACGAACCGTTACTCGACTATGGAATTGTGCAAATCCGAGAGTCGCCACTCGCTGAAGAATCCTTGACAAGGATAATTTCTCTGTTGAATTGCGAATACAAAGAACTCG ATCGGTACCTGGATTACGGGAAGACTCATCCTTGGGTATTCAATCACAATACGCATTTATGGCGACAATGCCAAGCGCATAAACGCATCTGCTGGGATCCGcgttttgtttccaaattttgtCGACTCTTCCCATTCCAATCAATGAAGCTTGTACGACTGAGGTTGCGTGTGGCAGAAAGCCTTTTGGCCGAGGAAGA TCTAGGTGTAAGACTAGTTCTACTCATTCGCGATCCTAGAGGCATTCTGCAATCCAGAAAACACAGGGAATGGTGTCCCGCTAAGCCTGACTGCTCTGATCCGGCTTTGGTCTGCGCAGACATGGTATCCGACTTCAGTGCGGCGGTAGAACTGTCAAAAAAATATCCACGTTCTTTTAG GGTGGTGCGTTACGAGGATCTGTCCGTAGATCCTTACAGACATGTGAACGagctttacaatttttatggtTTGAACTTTCACATAAATGTGAAGAGATTCTTGGACACGCACACGAAGAACGATGTGGGCGGAGTGTCGAGCACCTTCCGCAATTCCAAGGTCGCGCCGTTTCACTGGCGGGCCGACTTGGATTTCGAGGAGGTTCGTGAAATACAGAAGGTATGTGCGACCGCCATGCGATTATGGGGATACGTGATGGCCTTAAATTCCACTCACCAAAAAGACTTTGATCCTATCACAAATTACCGGCTCCAATTGTGA